In Arsenicicoccus sp. oral taxon 190, the following are encoded in one genomic region:
- the gmd gene encoding GDP-mannose 4,6-dehydratase has translation MTKRALITGITGQDGSYLAELLLSKGYEVHGLIRRASTFNTHRIDHLYVDPHDEGAKLFLHYGDLSDGARLVTLVGEINPDEVYNLAAQSHVRVSFDEPEHTADTTGVGSIRLLEAIRVAGVRPRFYQASTSELFGATPPPQGEDTPFYPRSPYGVAKLYSYWITKNYREAYDMFAVNGILFNHESPRRGETFVTRKITRAVAAIKAGRQKHLYMGNIDSVRDWGYAPEYVEGMWRMLQVDEPEDFVLATGQDYTVKDFLAMAFEHAGLDWEEHVRFDERYLRPTEVDALIGDASKAKDKLGWEAKVHTPELARIMVDADIEALERAGTPWIDTPTTRGPGTPIPGAVAR, from the coding sequence ATGACCAAGCGCGCGCTCATCACGGGCATCACCGGGCAGGACGGCTCCTACCTGGCCGAGCTCCTGCTCAGCAAGGGATACGAGGTGCACGGGCTCATCCGTCGTGCCTCGACCTTCAACACGCACCGCATCGACCACCTCTACGTGGACCCCCACGACGAGGGCGCCAAGCTCTTCCTGCACTACGGCGACCTCAGCGACGGCGCGCGGCTCGTGACGCTCGTCGGGGAGATCAACCCCGACGAGGTCTACAACCTCGCGGCGCAGTCCCACGTGCGCGTGTCCTTCGACGAGCCCGAGCACACGGCGGACACCACAGGGGTGGGGTCGATCCGCCTGCTCGAGGCCATCCGGGTCGCCGGTGTCCGACCGCGCTTCTACCAGGCGTCGACCTCCGAGCTGTTCGGCGCCACGCCGCCGCCGCAGGGCGAGGACACGCCGTTCTACCCGCGCTCGCCGTACGGCGTCGCCAAGCTCTACTCGTACTGGATCACGAAGAACTACCGCGAGGCGTACGACATGTTCGCCGTCAACGGGATCCTCTTCAACCACGAGTCCCCGCGCCGCGGCGAGACCTTCGTGACCCGCAAGATCACCCGCGCCGTGGCCGCGATCAAGGCCGGCCGCCAGAAGCACCTGTACATGGGCAACATCGACTCGGTCCGCGACTGGGGCTACGCACCCGAGTACGTCGAGGGCATGTGGCGGATGCTGCAGGTGGACGAGCCGGAGGACTTCGTCCTCGCGACGGGTCAGGACTACACCGTCAAGGACTTCCTGGCCATGGCCTTCGAGCACGCCGGCCTGGACTGGGAGGAGCACGTGCGCTTCGACGAGCGCTACCTGCGGCCCACCGAGGTGGACGCGCTCATCGGAGACGCCTCCAAGGCCAAGGACAAGCTGGGGTGGGAGGCCAAGGTCCACACCCCCGAGCTCGCGCGCATCATGGTGGACGCCGACATCGAGGCCCTGGAGCGCGCCGGCACCCCGTGGATCGACACGCCGACGACCCGCGGGCCGGGCACCCCCATCCCCGGGGCCGTGGCGCGATGA
- a CDS encoding glycosyltransferase, producing the protein MKILIVCLNYAPEPSGTAPYTAGLAQGLVDLGHDVRVIAGIPHYPSWTNYTGFTGRRRDEVVDGVPVTRLWHTIPSSGGGPGLGRAVMELTFGIHTLLVRWGRPDLVLTVSPALISSGFALARARLSPGRPRTAIWVQDMYSTGLAELGSAGAVAAAAFTLLERGVLGLADGVSVIHERFRRYVVEEVGVDPRKVAVNRNWAHLRTDPHGVDVRQMRATLAGDPDRPIALHAGNMGAKQGLENVVEAARLAQGRGSDVMFVLVGDGNQRARLEELGTGCANLRFAPALPDGEFRAALEAADVLLVNEKAGVKEMAVPSKLTSYFRVGRPVVAATSDDGSCADEVRAANAGPVIPAGDPALMLSTIEALVADPDRSRTYAESATAFAAANLSAAAAISGFSTWLRGLAERRRAVAAPALADSH; encoded by the coding sequence ATGAAGATCCTCATCGTCTGCCTGAACTATGCGCCCGAGCCGTCCGGCACCGCGCCATACACGGCCGGTCTCGCCCAGGGCCTGGTCGACCTCGGGCACGACGTCCGCGTCATCGCAGGCATCCCGCACTACCCCAGCTGGACCAACTACACGGGCTTCACGGGCCGCCGCCGGGACGAGGTCGTCGACGGGGTGCCGGTGACGCGGCTGTGGCACACCATCCCCAGCTCCGGCGGCGGCCCCGGCCTCGGCCGAGCGGTCATGGAGCTCACGTTCGGCATCCACACGTTGCTGGTGCGGTGGGGCAGGCCCGACCTGGTGCTGACCGTGAGCCCGGCGCTGATCTCGTCCGGATTCGCGCTGGCCCGCGCGCGGCTGAGCCCCGGGCGCCCCCGCACCGCCATCTGGGTGCAGGACATGTACTCCACCGGCCTCGCCGAGCTGGGGAGCGCCGGCGCGGTCGCGGCTGCGGCCTTCACGCTGCTCGAGCGCGGGGTGCTGGGTCTCGCCGACGGGGTGTCGGTGATCCACGAGCGGTTCCGTCGCTACGTGGTGGAGGAGGTCGGTGTCGACCCGCGCAAGGTGGCCGTCAACCGCAACTGGGCCCACCTGCGGACCGACCCTCACGGCGTCGACGTCCGCCAGATGCGGGCCACGCTCGCCGGGGACCCGGACCGTCCGATCGCGCTGCACGCCGGCAACATGGGCGCCAAGCAGGGCCTCGAGAACGTCGTGGAGGCCGCTCGGCTGGCGCAGGGCCGCGGCTCTGACGTGATGTTCGTGCTGGTGGGCGACGGCAACCAGCGTGCCCGGCTCGAGGAGCTCGGCACCGGCTGCGCCAACCTCCGGTTCGCCCCGGCGCTGCCGGACGGCGAGTTCCGGGCCGCCCTGGAGGCCGCGGACGTGCTCCTGGTCAACGAGAAGGCCGGGGTCAAGGAGATGGCGGTGCCGAGCAAGCTGACCTCCTACTTCCGCGTGGGTCGTCCCGTGGTGGCCGCGACCTCGGACGACGGCTCCTGCGCCGACGAGGTGCGGGCGGCGAACGCCGGGCCCGTCATACCGGCCGGGGACCCGGCTCTCATGCTGAGCACCATCGAGGCCCTGGTCGCCGACCCCGACCGCTCACGCACGTATGCCGAGTCCGCCACCGCCTTCGCGGCAGCCAACCTGTCGGCCGCGGCGGCCATCTCCGGCTTCTCGACGTGGCTGCGCGGCCTCGCCGAGCGCCGCCGGGCCGTCGCGGCGCCGGCGCTCGCCGACTCCCACTGA
- a CDS encoding glycosyltransferase, with protein MRVLQVVSLVSPQGEYGGPTRVALAQCRALRDAGHDVVLAAGSWGYDPVPSEVEGVRVRLFRAVAPVPGSFHGLASPGLVSFVARAGATADAVHVHLARDLVTLPAALATLVRRRPYVLQTHGMVIPSTNPLAGPLDLTMTRRVLRGAGRVFYLTDAERDGLQQVAAPLRLEQLRNGIDLPPATPLPSETGAAPQVLFLARVQTRKRPLDFVEMAVRLAPRHPGVRFRMVGPDEGLGDEVRAAMARSGLGDQLVWDGPLPPDRTAAAMRAADIYVLPSVDEPYPMSVLEAMSLGRPVVVTDSCGLAPIIARRAAGDVAPEGPAGVAQAVDRLLSDPALRELAGAHAREAIRDELGMESVVAQLERSYLDLTTRTS; from the coding sequence GTGAGGGTGCTCCAAGTCGTCTCCCTCGTCAGCCCCCAGGGCGAGTATGGCGGACCAACCCGGGTGGCCCTCGCCCAGTGCCGGGCCCTGCGCGACGCCGGGCACGACGTGGTCCTGGCGGCGGGCAGCTGGGGCTACGACCCGGTGCCGAGCGAGGTGGAAGGCGTCCGGGTCAGGCTCTTCCGCGCGGTCGCGCCGGTGCCGGGCAGCTTCCACGGCCTCGCCAGCCCAGGGCTGGTGTCCTTCGTCGCCCGCGCGGGCGCCACGGCCGACGCCGTCCACGTCCACCTCGCCCGTGACCTCGTCACGCTCCCGGCCGCGCTGGCGACGCTCGTGCGACGGCGGCCCTACGTCCTGCAGACCCACGGGATGGTCATCCCCTCGACCAACCCGCTGGCCGGTCCCCTGGACCTGACCATGACCCGGCGGGTGCTTCGAGGGGCGGGACGCGTCTTCTACCTGACCGATGCCGAGCGCGACGGCCTGCAGCAGGTCGCCGCCCCGCTGCGGCTCGAGCAGCTCCGCAACGGCATCGACCTGCCGCCGGCGACCCCGCTGCCGTCCGAGACCGGCGCCGCGCCCCAGGTGCTCTTCCTCGCCCGGGTGCAGACCCGCAAGCGGCCCCTCGACTTCGTGGAGATGGCGGTGCGCCTGGCGCCGCGCCACCCTGGCGTGAGGTTCCGCATGGTCGGCCCCGACGAGGGGCTCGGCGACGAGGTCAGGGCCGCCATGGCCCGCAGCGGTCTCGGGGACCAGCTCGTCTGGGACGGCCCGCTCCCGCCGGACCGGACCGCCGCCGCCATGCGTGCCGCCGACATCTATGTCCTGCCGTCCGTGGACGAGCCCTACCCGATGTCGGTGCTGGAGGCGATGTCCCTGGGTCGTCCTGTGGTGGTGACCGACTCGTGCGGGCTGGCTCCGATCATCGCGCGCCGGGCCGCCGGCGACGTGGCGCCCGAGGGCCCCGCGGGGGTGGCCCAGGCGGTGGACCGGCTCCTGTCCGACCCTGCGCTGCGAGAGCTGGCCGGCGCCCATGCTCGCGAGGCCATCCGTGACGAGCTCGGCATGGAGTCCGTCGTCGCGCAGCTCGAGCGCTCCTACCTCGACCTCACCACCCGCACCAGCTAA
- a CDS encoding DapH/DapD/GlmU-related protein — protein MPVRRRLSTFTGFGYDKGRPLPVCAAWVVVEPLLRSVLVPSSLRVRVLRAFGAEIGTGVLLRHDVRIHWPWKLRVGNDCWVGVGAWLLNLEPITIGDDVCISQGVLLCTGSHQADNPAFEFDNAPIEVQDGAWIAARATVLRGVTIGRDAVVGATALVVRDVEPGARVLAPRAEVRSA, from the coding sequence GTGCCCGTCCGACGTCGCTTGTCGACCTTCACCGGGTTCGGTTACGACAAGGGGAGGCCGCTGCCGGTCTGCGCCGCCTGGGTGGTCGTCGAGCCCCTGCTGCGGTCGGTGCTCGTCCCGAGCTCGCTCCGGGTCCGGGTGCTGCGAGCCTTCGGCGCCGAGATCGGGACCGGGGTGCTGCTGCGCCACGACGTCCGCATCCACTGGCCGTGGAAGCTCCGCGTCGGCAACGACTGCTGGGTCGGGGTGGGGGCCTGGCTCCTCAACCTCGAGCCGATCACGATCGGCGACGACGTCTGCATCTCCCAGGGCGTCCTGCTGTGCACCGGCAGCCACCAGGCCGACAACCCTGCCTTCGAGTTCGACAACGCGCCGATCGAGGTCCAGGACGGCGCCTGGATCGCGGCCCGCGCCACCGTCCTGCGGGGCGTCACGATCGGACGGGACGCCGTCGTGGGGGCTACCGCGCTCGTGGTCAGGGACGTCGAGCCGGGAGCGCGCGTGCTGGCTCCCCGCGCGGAGGTGCGGTCGGCGTGA
- a CDS encoding oligosaccharide repeat unit polymerase, whose translation MAALLCAVVPALLIGATQSPLRAEIPWAAVGVMLIAGARYAWIVASASRHLYEMVLWLFTYVFMGCAPFVQQRLGDEIGTTPRLDPHYFSTAWGVVFVGILGALAGSAVGRKIPLSARTTLPDVSHHRTIALSAFAFIMSIVYVWKVGPGSLFLNRYAFGAVQEQAFPNTVVGALIGGWASMGMLVALIAQLQIYRLSRGHDRRRWLVLAWITGVALAYLNNPLSSPRFMVGTVVLGVLAAVGGYATQRRFRAVAVAALAGLIVVFPLLNTFRGSTPGGDSGSAVGALQSGDFDAFAQIVNTVDLVAHEGVSFGRQLAGVLLFWVPRTAWPDKPFDTGILLAQYKSYGFKNLSAPLWSEFYVNFGIAGVLVGFFLVGLLARVLDRRHHLELLHQSAPSLAGCVFPFYSLLLIRGSLLQAVSIFAVAAVAIWSVSARSPRGPATTRPRPVEGTRRRRHA comes from the coding sequence ATGGCCGCGCTGCTGTGCGCGGTGGTCCCGGCGCTCCTCATCGGCGCCACCCAGAGTCCCCTTCGCGCCGAGATCCCCTGGGCTGCCGTCGGGGTGATGCTCATCGCCGGAGCGCGATATGCCTGGATCGTCGCATCCGCGTCGCGACATCTGTACGAGATGGTGCTCTGGCTCTTCACCTATGTATTCATGGGCTGCGCACCATTCGTGCAGCAGCGACTGGGTGACGAGATCGGTACCACCCCGAGGTTGGACCCACACTATTTCTCGACGGCTTGGGGCGTCGTCTTCGTGGGAATTCTCGGAGCGCTCGCGGGAAGTGCCGTTGGCCGCAAGATCCCGTTGTCGGCACGGACCACCCTGCCCGACGTCAGCCATCACCGCACCATCGCGCTGAGCGCCTTTGCCTTCATCATGAGCATCGTCTACGTCTGGAAGGTCGGCCCGGGAAGCCTCTTCCTCAACCGCTACGCCTTCGGTGCCGTGCAGGAGCAGGCGTTCCCCAACACCGTGGTCGGGGCACTCATCGGTGGTTGGGCCAGCATGGGGATGCTCGTGGCGCTGATCGCTCAGCTGCAGATCTACCGCCTGTCGCGCGGTCACGACCGGCGGCGGTGGCTCGTGTTGGCGTGGATCACGGGGGTGGCCCTCGCCTACCTCAACAACCCTCTGAGCAGCCCGCGATTCATGGTCGGGACCGTCGTGCTGGGTGTGCTCGCGGCGGTGGGCGGCTACGCGACCCAGCGTCGCTTCCGCGCCGTCGCGGTCGCCGCCCTGGCGGGTCTGATCGTCGTCTTTCCACTTCTCAACACCTTCCGGGGATCCACCCCCGGCGGCGACTCCGGCAGCGCGGTGGGCGCGCTGCAGTCGGGCGACTTCGATGCGTTCGCGCAGATCGTCAACACCGTCGACCTCGTGGCTCACGAGGGCGTCTCGTTCGGTCGGCAGCTGGCCGGAGTCCTGCTGTTCTGGGTGCCACGGACCGCGTGGCCCGACAAACCCTTCGACACCGGCATCCTGCTCGCTCAGTACAAGTCCTACGGGTTCAAGAACCTGTCCGCGCCGCTCTGGTCGGAGTTCTACGTCAACTTCGGGATCGCGGGCGTCCTCGTCGGCTTCTTCCTGGTGGGACTCCTGGCTCGCGTCCTCGATCGGCGACACCACCTCGAGCTCCTGCATCAGAGCGCCCCCTCCCTGGCCGGGTGCGTCTTCCCGTTCTACTCGCTGCTGCTGATCCGGGGATCGCTGCTGCAGGCCGTCTCGATCTTCGCGGTCGCAGCCGTCGCCATCTGGTCCGTGTCGGCCCGCTCACCCCGTGGCCCGGCCACCACCCGTCCGAGGCCCGTAGAGGGCACCCGAAGGAGACGACATGCCTGA
- a CDS encoding YveK family protein, which yields MPEVQYVDHRFAPGIAREALRRNLGWLLLSAALGAALGWLTHSLHATTYASDVRTSVRFVATSSTAQPPSADVLQGRVLSYKDLAGSDEIAAKVRGQLRTSRSNDDLLRSMSFTAPTGTSDIVIHAVSSDQEQARRLADAWARQLTTKVAEVEKLAVSPGGFIRLVPISPPSTPVAEDGLGAAAHIALGAGLGLIGMVGVLLLGTLLRPRVYSAGQLRDVVGAPVLTALPHLPELDGAAPGTSCADRQLQEARSLLAGRLRDGARPVLLVLPVRPGSGSSTVARWLLADRLDDGDDAHLLELSGGVGGADERAVIAGRAPARTLVVDAPSASASALAQSLVTDVDAVVLVVDARRARLKDVQDAVARLVDAGAPGVGLVVNHIGRTRRAARAYEVPWPERATSRG from the coding sequence ATGCCTGAGGTGCAGTACGTCGACCACCGCTTCGCCCCCGGGATCGCCCGTGAGGCCCTGCGCCGCAACCTCGGCTGGTTGCTCCTGTCGGCGGCGCTGGGAGCCGCTCTCGGCTGGCTGACCCACTCCCTGCACGCCACCACCTATGCCTCCGACGTCCGGACCTCCGTGCGCTTCGTGGCGACCTCCAGCACGGCCCAGCCGCCCAGCGCGGACGTGCTCCAGGGGCGGGTCCTGTCCTACAAGGACCTCGCCGGCAGCGACGAGATCGCGGCCAAGGTGCGCGGTCAGCTGCGCACGTCCCGCAGCAACGACGACCTGCTCCGGTCCATGTCCTTCACCGCGCCCACCGGCACCAGCGACATCGTGATCCACGCCGTCTCCTCCGACCAGGAGCAGGCGCGGCGACTCGCCGATGCCTGGGCCCGTCAGCTCACGACCAAGGTCGCAGAGGTGGAGAAGCTTGCGGTCTCCCCCGGCGGGTTCATCCGACTGGTGCCCATCAGCCCCCCGAGCACCCCGGTCGCCGAGGACGGACTCGGAGCCGCGGCCCACATCGCCCTGGGGGCAGGGCTGGGCCTGATCGGGATGGTCGGGGTCCTCCTGCTGGGCACCCTGCTGCGGCCGCGCGTCTACTCAGCCGGCCAGCTCAGGGATGTCGTCGGGGCTCCGGTCCTGACCGCTCTCCCTCACCTGCCGGAGCTGGACGGGGCTGCCCCAGGGACGTCCTGCGCTGATCGCCAGCTCCAGGAGGCCAGGTCGTTGCTGGCCGGCCGCCTGCGTGACGGAGCCCGGCCGGTGCTGCTGGTGCTACCCGTGCGGCCTGGGTCAGGCTCAAGCACCGTCGCGCGGTGGCTCCTCGCGGACCGGCTGGACGATGGCGACGACGCTCACCTGCTCGAGCTGTCCGGCGGGGTGGGCGGGGCCGACGAGCGCGCCGTGATCGCCGGCCGGGCACCGGCCCGCACCCTGGTGGTGGACGCGCCGTCCGCATCCGCGTCCGCGCTGGCTCAGTCCCTCGTGACCGACGTCGACGCGGTGGTCCTCGTCGTGGACGCCCGTCGTGCTCGACTGAAGGACGTCCAGGACGCCGTCGCGCGTCTGGTCGACGCGGGGGCTCCGGGGGTCGGGCTCGTCGTCAACCACATCGGTCGTACCCGGCGAGCCGCTCGGGCCTACGAGGTCCCCTGGCCCGAGAGGGCGACCTCGCGGGGCTGA
- a CDS encoding YveK family protein: protein MRLLSDERVRRWLLPVLAALACAVLGGLLGAVAVRGEPAVYTASGSVLLTPGETSVGSDAMANSTYMQSQVQTYAEMVGTPLVLGRVVKELGLSESASQLSGRVSGKATLNTAIIDVSARAASPEEAVKISDGAQRSLIATVEAISPKSSRGGAPLVEARVLRAASAPAGPTSPKRSVWVLMGAAVGAGLGWLVGSLASRLRERARRTARHHMIPENDKADDAVVAVGRRGPRAAAYRALVAPLLGGAPTDEARTVVVLGDDRDQRHGVNISLVLAETGHRVVALLQRTVSDDLPVVTWRELMTEQRPPSEASRNAPVWVVDWDGLVAHEVLSRLKQRFPHEPGRPLMVLAACGSLDDTLGSSSWIAEGGTVIATDEKEGRLASNLLGPEDLGRLVVLGDG, encoded by the coding sequence ATGCGTCTGTTGTCCGATGAGCGCGTCCGTCGCTGGCTCCTGCCGGTGCTGGCGGCGCTGGCGTGCGCCGTGCTGGGTGGCCTGCTCGGAGCCGTCGCCGTCCGCGGTGAACCCGCTGTCTACACGGCCTCCGGGAGCGTCCTGCTCACCCCGGGCGAGACGTCGGTCGGCAGCGATGCCATGGCGAACTCGACCTACATGCAGAGCCAGGTCCAGACGTATGCCGAGATGGTGGGGACCCCGCTCGTCCTCGGACGTGTCGTGAAGGAGCTGGGCCTGTCCGAGAGCGCGAGCCAGCTGAGCGGGCGGGTGTCCGGCAAGGCGACGCTCAACACGGCCATCATCGACGTCTCCGCGCGCGCGGCCTCTCCCGAGGAGGCCGTGAAGATCTCCGACGGTGCGCAGCGATCCCTGATCGCGACGGTGGAGGCGATCTCCCCGAAGTCCTCGAGGGGCGGAGCCCCGCTCGTCGAGGCCCGTGTCCTCCGCGCAGCGTCGGCGCCAGCGGGCCCGACGTCGCCCAAGCGGTCGGTCTGGGTCCTGATGGGAGCCGCCGTCGGCGCGGGCCTGGGCTGGCTGGTGGGCAGCCTGGCGAGCAGGCTGCGGGAGCGGGCTCGCCGCACCGCGCGCCACCACATGATCCCCGAGAACGACAAGGCGGACGATGCTGTGGTCGCGGTCGGGCGTCGGGGCCCTCGCGCCGCGGCCTACCGCGCTCTGGTCGCCCCGCTGCTCGGTGGGGCGCCCACGGACGAGGCGCGCACCGTCGTGGTGCTGGGGGACGACCGCGACCAACGCCATGGCGTCAACATCTCGCTGGTGCTCGCCGAGACCGGGCACCGCGTGGTCGCGCTCCTGCAGCGAACGGTTTCCGACGACCTTCCGGTGGTCACGTGGCGCGAGCTGATGACCGAGCAGCGACCGCCGTCGGAGGCCTCCCGCAACGCCCCGGTGTGGGTCGTCGACTGGGACGGTCTGGTCGCCCACGAGGTGCTGAGCCGACTCAAGCAGCGGTTTCCGCACGAGCCCGGCCGCCCCCTGATGGTCCTGGCCGCCTGCGGCTCTCTCGACGACACCCTCGGCAGCAGCTCGTGGATCGCGGAGGGAGGCACCGTGATCGCGACCGACGAGAAGGAGGGGCGGTTGGCGAGCAACCTCCTCGGGCCGGAGGATCTCGGTCGACTCGTCGTCCTCGGGGACGGCTGA
- a CDS encoding sugar transferase codes for MLTDPELHEYVPTLWTRVRGVRTITLASDISACLLAWLVTGASARPAVLVSLVLVVLFLGSRLYESRLNLAVLDDLPAIVGRWVIACALVAMVGAGIDNRPVSNVLDEVHLLAYPLTLLVLLVLGRAIAYGVIRWARQTGRVGHRALILGAGVVGHEIAHLLQEHPQYGLRPYCFLDSDPKVAESIDGLPTLGDPTMLEHTLAEHRIHVVIVAFSAMKESEMVPLIRTCDRLEAELFVVPRLYELHHLEGDMDTVWGIPLVRLRRAAYRSPMWRVKRLADIVMSGLAVLVLSPVMALVALGARLDGGPGIIFRQERVGVDGRPVTVMKFRSMRPVNETESQTNWNIAKDNRLSRFGKFIRKTSLDELPQLINILRGDMSVVGPRPERPYFVSQFQEMYPSYGARHRVPCGLTGWAAVNGLRGDTSIAERARFDNYYIQNWSLWLDIKIILRTIGSVVTGAGG; via the coding sequence GTGCTGACCGACCCTGAGCTCCACGAGTACGTCCCCACGCTGTGGACCCGGGTCCGCGGGGTGCGCACTATCACCCTGGCCTCGGACATCAGCGCGTGCCTGCTCGCCTGGCTCGTGACGGGGGCCTCGGCTCGGCCGGCGGTGCTTGTCAGCCTGGTGCTGGTCGTCCTTTTCCTTGGCAGCCGACTCTACGAGTCGCGCCTGAACCTGGCGGTCCTCGACGACCTGCCCGCCATCGTCGGGCGCTGGGTCATCGCGTGCGCCCTCGTCGCCATGGTGGGTGCCGGGATCGACAACCGGCCGGTGTCCAACGTCCTCGACGAGGTGCACCTGCTGGCCTACCCGCTCACCCTGCTGGTGCTCCTCGTCCTCGGGCGTGCGATCGCGTATGGCGTCATCCGCTGGGCCCGCCAGACGGGTCGCGTCGGTCACCGCGCGCTCATCCTCGGCGCCGGCGTGGTCGGCCACGAGATCGCCCACCTGCTGCAGGAGCACCCGCAGTACGGCCTGCGCCCCTACTGCTTCCTGGACTCCGACCCCAAGGTCGCCGAGTCCATCGACGGGCTCCCCACGCTCGGTGACCCCACCATGCTCGAGCACACGCTGGCCGAGCACCGCATCCACGTCGTCATCGTGGCCTTCTCCGCGATGAAGGAGTCGGAGATGGTGCCCCTCATCCGCACCTGCGACCGGCTGGAGGCGGAGCTCTTCGTCGTGCCGCGTCTCTACGAGCTGCACCACCTCGAGGGCGACATGGACACGGTGTGGGGCATCCCGCTGGTCCGGCTGCGCCGGGCTGCCTACCGCTCCCCGATGTGGCGCGTGAAGCGGCTCGCCGACATCGTGATGTCCGGGCTCGCGGTGCTGGTCCTGTCGCCCGTCATGGCGCTCGTCGCCCTGGGCGCACGGCTCGACGGTGGCCCCGGCATCATCTTCCGGCAGGAGCGCGTCGGGGTGGACGGCCGACCGGTGACCGTCATGAAGTTCCGCTCGATGCGACCCGTGAACGAGACCGAGTCCCAGACCAACTGGAACATCGCCAAGGACAACCGGCTGAGCAGGTTCGGCAAGTTCATCCGCAAGACCTCGCTCGACGAGCTGCCGCAGCTGATCAACATCCTGCGCGGGGACATGAGCGTGGTCGGCCCTCGGCCGGAGCGGCCCTACTTCGTCAGCCAGTTCCAGGAGATGTACCCGTCCTACGGCGCCCGGCACCGCGTGCCCTGCGGCCTCACGGGGTGGGCCGCCGTCAACGGGCTCCGCGGCGACACCTCGATCGCCGAGCGCGCCAGGTTCGACAACTACTACATCCAGAACTGGTCGCTCTGGCTCGACATCAAGATCATCCTGCGGACGATCGGCTCGGTCGTCACCGGTGCGGGTGGCTGA
- a CDS encoding NAD(P)-dependent malic enzyme: protein MSYAHATRLTTTPDPHQPDPADPVFALHRGGKLETALRCEVKDARDLSLAYSPGVAKVCSAIADDLSLVDVYTTRASTIAVVSDGTAVLGLGDIGPHAAMPVMEGKAMLFKAFAGINAVPICLDTTDADQIVEMVAALAPTFGGVNLEDISAPRCFEIEERLKARLDIPVFHDDQHGTAVVTLAGLTNGARVLGRELGSLRIVITGAGAAGVAITQMLQRAGVRDIVVCDRQGIIGPERRDLPEHKRQLAATTNHRGLSGDISRALRGADVLIGVAGGSVPESAVARMALDAMIFALANPDPEVHPDVAARHAAIVATGRSDYPNQINNVLAFPGIFKGALAAGATRITEGMKLAAAQAIADCVPEPTPEQVVPSPFDPQVVTRVADAVAERARAEGVTRSR, encoded by the coding sequence ATGTCCTATGCCCACGCCACCCGCCTGACCACCACCCCGGACCCGCACCAGCCCGATCCGGCGGACCCCGTCTTCGCCCTGCACCGCGGCGGCAAGCTCGAGACGGCCCTGCGCTGCGAGGTCAAGGACGCCCGCGACCTGTCGCTGGCCTACAGCCCGGGCGTGGCCAAGGTCTGCTCCGCCATCGCGGACGACCTCTCCCTGGTCGACGTCTACACGACCCGCGCCTCGACCATCGCGGTCGTCAGCGACGGGACCGCCGTGCTCGGGCTGGGGGACATCGGGCCGCACGCCGCGATGCCGGTGATGGAGGGCAAGGCCATGCTCTTCAAGGCCTTCGCCGGCATCAACGCCGTCCCGATCTGCCTGGACACCACCGACGCCGACCAGATCGTCGAGATGGTGGCGGCGCTCGCGCCCACCTTCGGCGGGGTCAACCTGGAGGACATCAGCGCGCCCCGCTGCTTCGAGATCGAGGAGCGGCTCAAGGCTCGGCTGGACATCCCGGTCTTCCACGACGACCAGCACGGCACGGCCGTGGTCACGCTGGCCGGTCTCACCAACGGCGCCCGCGTCCTCGGCCGGGAGCTGGGCTCGCTGCGCATCGTGATCACGGGCGCCGGCGCGGCCGGAGTCGCGATCACCCAGATGCTGCAGCGGGCCGGGGTGCGGGACATCGTCGTGTGCGACCGCCAGGGCATCATCGGCCCGGAGCGGCGCGACCTGCCCGAGCACAAGCGGCAGCTCGCGGCGACCACCAACCACCGCGGGCTGTCCGGTGACATCTCGCGGGCGCTGCGGGGCGCCGACGTGCTGATCGGGGTGGCCGGGGGCTCGGTGCCCGAGAGCGCGGTGGCCCGGATGGCCCTGGACGCCATGATCTTCGCCCTCGCCAACCCCGACCCCGAGGTGCACCCCGACGTTGCCGCCCGGCACGCCGCGATCGTCGCCACCGGCCGCAGCGACTACCCCAACCAGATCAACAACGTCCTCGCCTTCCCGGGGATCTTCAAGGGGGCCCTGGCCGCCGGGGCGACCCGCATCACCGAGGGGATGAAGCTGGCCGCCGCCCAGGCCATCGCGGACTGCGTGCCGGAGCCGACGCCGGAGCAGGTGGTGCCCAGCCCCTTCGACCCGCAGGTGGTGACCCGGGTCGCCGACGCCGTCGCCGAGCGTGCTCGCGCCGAGGGGGTGACTCGGTCGCGCTGA